The following coding sequences lie in one Alicyclobacillus curvatus genomic window:
- a CDS encoding carbohydrate ABC transporter permease has product MQFKRPAFAYILLIFAAVIALYPLIDMALMSFKDLPGIVSNPFGIPSTWHFGNYSTAWSEGNLLTYLVNTAIVSVISVAVIIFFSSMAAYVIARFEFRGNQLIYLTFLAGLALPIQMIAVPLFILMKQLSLIDNLLSVILIYSASGLSFSVFLLVNFIRSVPKDLEEAAHLDGATHFQVYWHVILPLIRPSLSTTALLNFLSAWNGFFFPLILLSNPNRMTVAVGVLSFVGQYSTQWNLLLPALVIVMLPTIIVFAFASKQFIRNMTAGAVKM; this is encoded by the coding sequence ATGCAGTTTAAGCGCCCCGCGTTCGCCTATATTCTTCTGATATTCGCTGCTGTGATTGCCCTTTATCCGTTAATCGACATGGCCCTGATGTCCTTCAAGGACCTCCCGGGCATTGTGAGTAACCCGTTTGGCATCCCATCAACATGGCACTTCGGAAATTATTCAACAGCGTGGTCAGAAGGTAACCTACTCACCTACCTGGTGAATACGGCAATTGTCTCCGTCATTTCCGTCGCTGTGATTATCTTCTTCTCCTCGATGGCTGCCTACGTGATTGCTCGGTTCGAATTTCGTGGCAACCAGCTCATTTATCTCACCTTTTTGGCTGGTTTAGCTTTGCCGATTCAAATGATTGCCGTCCCATTATTTATTCTGATGAAACAGCTTTCCCTCATCGATAATCTGCTGTCCGTGATACTTATCTACTCAGCGAGCGGACTATCCTTTAGCGTCTTCCTGTTGGTCAACTTCATCCGCAGTGTTCCAAAGGACCTCGAAGAAGCTGCCCATCTGGACGGAGCAACGCACTTTCAGGTCTACTGGCATGTCATTTTACCACTCATTCGCCCGTCACTCAGCACAACTGCACTTCTAAATTTCCTCTCAGCATGGAATGGGTTTTTCTTCCCGCTGATACTTCTGTCGAACCCGAACCGGATGACAGTCGCTGTCGGTGTTCTGTCATTCGTGGGTCAATATTCAACGCAATGGAACCTTCTGCTCCCAGCTCTCGTGATTGTGATGTTACCAACGATTATCGTCTTCGCATTTGCTTCCAAACAGTTCATTCGAAACATGACAGCTGGCGCTGTGAAGATGTAA
- the murQ gene encoding N-acetylmuramic acid 6-phosphate etherase, whose protein sequence is MLANLQTEQPNWQTERLDISNSLEIVTLMNHAEKMVPQAVEAVLPKVALAVDHIVDNVKRGGRLFYVGAGTSGRLGILDATECPPTFGTSPDLVQYVMAGGESAVFEAVEHAEDDDEAGAKELRTRRLSKNDSVIGLTASGRTPFVIGAIREATRSGALTVGVTCNLNSDLGKVSEISIDVDTGPEVLMGSTRLKAGTAQKMVLNMISTATMVRLGKVYKNLMVDLKVTNEKLLERAKRIVMVSADVDYQAAEAALEAADGHVKTAILMVKKGVDKTRADTLLAEANGFLRIALGEDI, encoded by the coding sequence ATGCTGGCAAATTTGCAGACAGAACAACCCAATTGGCAAACGGAACGCTTGGACATTTCCAACAGCTTGGAGATTGTGACGCTGATGAACCATGCGGAGAAGATGGTTCCACAGGCTGTTGAGGCTGTTCTTCCGAAAGTTGCTCTAGCCGTTGACCATATCGTTGACAATGTCAAACGTGGCGGGCGTCTATTCTATGTTGGCGCAGGGACGAGTGGACGCCTCGGCATCCTCGATGCCACAGAATGTCCACCGACGTTCGGCACCTCACCGGACCTAGTGCAATATGTAATGGCGGGCGGGGAATCAGCGGTGTTCGAAGCTGTTGAACATGCCGAAGATGATGATGAGGCAGGGGCTAAGGAACTCCGGACACGACGCTTGTCAAAAAACGACTCTGTTATTGGCCTGACGGCAAGTGGTCGCACGCCATTTGTTATTGGCGCGATTCGGGAAGCAACACGTTCAGGGGCGTTGACTGTGGGCGTAACCTGTAACCTGAATTCAGACCTTGGTAAAGTCTCCGAGATTTCGATTGATGTTGATACGGGCCCAGAGGTCCTGATGGGATCAACCCGGCTTAAAGCAGGAACCGCTCAGAAAATGGTGTTAAATATGATTAGTACAGCGACAATGGTGCGTCTCGGCAAGGTATATAAAAACCTCATGGTTGACTTAAAGGTTACCAATGAAAAACTGCTTGAACGTGCGAAACGGATTGTGATGGTTTCCGCCGACGTCGACTACCAGGCTGCCGAAGCAGCTCTGGAAGCGGCGGACGGGCATGTAAAAACGGCAATTCTGATGGTCAAAAAGGGCGTGGATAAGACGCGCGCCGACACACTTCTGGCAGAGGCAAACGGATTCTTGCGGATTGCCCTTGGCGAGGATATCTAA
- a CDS encoding DUF3311 domain-containing protein codes for MEDTTLKKKGSRWWYLLVLPPLIGTLFPSFYSSVTPELWGIPFFYWYQMLWVILSAITTTIMYLGLREN; via the coding sequence GTGGAAGACACCACGCTCAAGAAAAAAGGAAGCCGTTGGTGGTATCTGCTTGTCCTCCCGCCACTCATTGGTACGCTATTCCCGTCTTTCTATTCTTCGGTTACTCCTGAATTGTGGGGCATCCCGTTTTTCTACTGGTATCAAATGTTGTGGGTCATTCTCAGTGCCATCACGACAACCATTATGTACCTCGGGCTCAGAGAAAACTAG
- the murQ gene encoding N-acetylmuramic acid 6-phosphate etherase encodes MSSIWELQTEQSHPRYAGLDVSSTRELLWMMNEADHTVPAAVRKALPSIEQAVDIIVERLKRGGRLFYIGAGSSGRLGVLDAAECPPTFSTPPGQVVGLIAGGQDAMFEAVEEAEDSAQSASEDMQAFGLSKDDVVVGITASGRTPYVIGGLRYAQKVGSAAIAVSCNTKSEVSQYADVPIEVETGPEVLSGSTRLKAGTAEKLVLNMLSTASMFRLGKVYHNLMVDLKVTNEKLLERAKRIVMVSADVDYQAAEAALEAADGHVKTAILMVKKGVDKARADTLLAEANGFLRIALGEDI; translated from the coding sequence ATGTCATCGATATGGGAGTTACAGACGGAACAGTCCCATCCGCGATATGCAGGTCTCGATGTCAGTTCGACGCGAGAGCTTCTGTGGATGATGAACGAGGCGGACCACACTGTCCCAGCGGCGGTGAGGAAAGCCTTGCCGTCAATCGAGCAGGCAGTAGACATCATCGTGGAACGGCTGAAGCGGGGGGGACGCCTGTTTTACATCGGCGCCGGCTCGAGCGGGCGACTTGGCGTCCTCGATGCCGCCGAGTGCCCGCCGACATTCAGTACACCGCCGGGCCAAGTTGTGGGTCTCATTGCCGGGGGACAAGATGCGATGTTTGAAGCCGTAGAAGAAGCAGAAGATAGTGCTCAATCTGCTTCTGAAGACATGCAAGCATTCGGCCTCTCCAAGGATGACGTCGTCGTCGGCATCACCGCGAGTGGGCGCACCCCATATGTCATTGGCGGTCTTCGCTATGCGCAGAAGGTCGGGAGTGCAGCGATTGCTGTCAGTTGCAACACGAAATCGGAAGTGAGTCAGTATGCAGATGTTCCGATTGAAGTCGAGACGGGGCCGGAGGTCTTAAGCGGATCGACACGACTCAAAGCAGGGACTGCCGAGAAGTTGGTTTTGAACATGCTCAGTACCGCAAGCATGTTTCGACTCGGGAAGGTTTATCACAATCTCATGGTTGACTTAAAGGTTACCAATGAAAAACTGCTTGAACGTGCGAAACGGATTGTGATGGTTTCCGCCGACGTCGACTACCAGGCCGCCGAAGCAGCTCTGGAAGCGGCGGACGGGCATGTAAAAACGGCAATTCTGATGGTCAAAAAGGGCGTGGATAAGGCGCGCGCCGACACACTTCTGGCAGAGGCAAACGGATTCTTGCGGATTGCCCTTGGCGAGGATATCTAA
- the nagZ gene encoding beta-N-acetylhexosaminidase: MTEDDIRELVGELIVAGFDGTEVGEHAQRLIVNHHVKNIILFKRNVESAEQVRKLNADLQELAKAAGQSLPLIICTDQENGIVRRVAPEVPGLPGNMAIGATGQAQNAFTVGQETARELRYMGINMDLAPVLDVNNNPKNPVIGVRSYGEDPKQVAEFGAQMIQGLQASGVIACGKHFPGHGDTAVDSHLALPEISHPLSRLNAVELVPFMKAIEIGVDVIMTAHVVFSSIEPNRIPATLSKAVLTDFLRNELGYTGVVTTDCLEMNAISETIGVPEGAVQALLAGADLLMISHRLDRQEAAIEAIVKAVMEGRIKEQRLMEAASRVKRLREVRLSSSLPATQTLEMIVDDARKLQHRLCAAAATVVSNQAGLLPLSRHHIGPVDVLIDSSVTRMSASDNTWSYQFVLNALRQIVPDSDIRLHQIPDSGSCESLAELTDSSLVIAAVSGVKNSAYLNCVNRLGRAGLPIVAVALQSPYDLAAVSDVRTRIAVYEYTPWMVRAGIQALFGEGGLGNLPVTIH, translated from the coding sequence ATGACGGAGGACGACATAAGAGAACTGGTTGGTGAACTGATTGTCGCTGGGTTTGATGGTACGGAGGTAGGCGAACACGCACAGCGACTGATTGTAAATCACCACGTAAAAAACATTATCCTCTTCAAGAGGAACGTCGAGTCAGCAGAGCAAGTGAGGAAACTGAATGCCGATCTGCAGGAGTTGGCAAAAGCGGCAGGACAATCACTTCCGCTTATCATTTGTACGGATCAAGAAAACGGGATTGTGCGCAGAGTTGCTCCGGAAGTTCCGGGGTTGCCGGGCAACATGGCGATTGGTGCTACTGGCCAGGCTCAAAACGCATTTACCGTCGGTCAGGAGACGGCGAGAGAACTTCGCTACATGGGAATTAACATGGACTTGGCCCCAGTGCTTGATGTCAACAATAATCCGAAAAATCCGGTGATTGGTGTTCGGTCGTATGGGGAGGACCCGAAGCAGGTTGCAGAGTTCGGCGCACAGATGATTCAAGGACTGCAGGCATCTGGTGTCATCGCCTGTGGCAAACACTTTCCTGGCCACGGAGACACGGCGGTAGACTCCCATTTGGCTCTTCCCGAGATATCCCATCCCCTTTCACGGCTCAACGCTGTTGAATTGGTTCCCTTTATGAAAGCTATTGAAATCGGCGTTGATGTAATCATGACTGCGCATGTTGTATTCTCCTCAATTGAACCAAACCGGATTCCTGCAACGTTATCAAAAGCGGTGCTCACCGATTTTTTGAGGAATGAGCTTGGTTACACGGGTGTTGTAACAACAGATTGTCTCGAGATGAACGCCATTTCTGAGACGATTGGCGTCCCCGAGGGCGCGGTGCAGGCTCTTTTAGCCGGTGCAGATTTGTTGATGATTTCTCACCGCCTTGACCGTCAAGAGGCGGCGATTGAGGCCATCGTAAAAGCTGTCATGGAGGGCCGGATTAAAGAGCAGCGATTGATGGAGGCGGCAAGCCGGGTAAAGAGATTGCGGGAAGTGCGGTTATCATCAAGCCTGCCAGCGACGCAGACGCTGGAAATGATAGTAGATGATGCACGGAAACTTCAACACCGTCTGTGTGCTGCTGCGGCGACAGTGGTTTCGAACCAAGCTGGACTCTTGCCGCTTTCGCGTCATCACATCGGTCCGGTCGACGTCTTGATTGACAGCTCCGTTACCCGCATGTCGGCTTCCGACAACACGTGGTCTTATCAGTTTGTACTTAACGCATTGCGGCAAATCGTCCCAGACAGCGACATTCGCTTGCATCAGATTCCCGATTCCGGAAGTTGTGAAAGCCTGGCAGAGCTCACAGACTCTTCGCTCGTGATTGCAGCTGTGAGCGGCGTCAAAAACAGTGCTTACTTGAATTGCGTAAATCGACTTGGCAGGGCTGGTTTGCCTATCGTGGCTGTGGCTCTGCAAAGCCCGTACGACTTGGCAGCTGTCTCTGATGTGCGCACGCGAATTGCCGTGTATGAGTACACTCCATGGATGGTGCGCGCTGGAATACAGGCGCTCTTCGGAGAAGGCGGTTTGGGGAACCTCCCTGTAACCATTCACTAG
- a CDS encoding GNAT family N-acetyltransferase, with the protein MQASNYVVKRASGDIALSLGKMVDSVFRPQLPAGEGMPWEFPHLFSESNAHNLYYAADESGPVSMVGVLPQKAVLQGITMDVASIGSVVTVPEHQGRQISSAILQRVMADLTTQGVPLMLVSGDRGLYRRIDCVPIGRMYRAKIRKTNTVTSRLDFSRVEEVKVTEIGAEDRFAYAQKLNALYHAEPYRYRRTDAQMAVLLNALWFKRHGYDQRLFVIEQDGDVVAYVVPYQSRVSKSHLEVMEWAGSRTAIIASMSTILEAFGAEEIRLPIHDEDITMQTIVAAAGWKSEQTSLQGTVRPLNVSALIQSLEPLFVERFGTRLQVHQTGDSYHLTVGGRQIHAENAGELAMRLFNHDADNLGLPFVHTDDLNYI; encoded by the coding sequence GTGCAAGCATCAAATTATGTGGTGAAACGTGCATCAGGTGACATCGCCCTGTCGCTTGGGAAGATGGTCGATTCGGTGTTTCGGCCGCAGCTCCCTGCTGGAGAAGGGATGCCGTGGGAATTTCCGCATCTGTTTTCTGAAAGTAACGCCCATAACCTTTATTACGCAGCCGACGAAAGTGGACCTGTGAGCATGGTTGGTGTACTGCCGCAGAAGGCCGTGCTTCAGGGAATCACGATGGACGTTGCGTCGATTGGGTCTGTTGTCACGGTGCCAGAGCATCAAGGTCGGCAAATTTCGTCGGCCATCTTACAACGAGTTATGGCTGACCTGACGACCCAGGGGGTTCCTCTCATGTTGGTGTCAGGCGACCGTGGTTTGTACCGTCGCATCGACTGTGTGCCGATAGGCAGGATGTACCGAGCCAAGATTCGCAAGACGAATACGGTAACTTCCAGGTTGGATTTTAGCCGTGTGGAAGAGGTTAAGGTTACTGAGATTGGGGCGGAAGACCGTTTCGCTTATGCGCAGAAACTAAATGCGCTCTACCATGCTGAGCCGTATCGCTATCGGCGAACCGACGCACAGATGGCGGTTCTGTTGAACGCGCTGTGGTTCAAGCGGCATGGTTACGACCAACGTTTGTTTGTCATTGAACAGGACGGTGACGTTGTAGCGTATGTGGTTCCATACCAATCACGTGTATCCAAAAGCCATCTTGAAGTGATGGAATGGGCAGGTAGCCGGACGGCGATTATCGCTTCGATGTCAACGATTCTCGAGGCATTCGGAGCAGAGGAAATTCGGTTGCCCATCCACGACGAGGACATTACGATGCAGACGATTGTGGCGGCAGCTGGCTGGAAGAGCGAACAGACATCGCTGCAAGGTACGGTTCGCCCACTGAATGTATCGGCACTCATTCAATCGCTGGAACCGCTCTTCGTTGAACGATTCGGCACAAGGCTGCAGGTGCATCAAACTGGAGATTCCTACCATCTGACTGTTGGTGGGCGTCAAATCCATGCTGAAAATGCGGGAGAACTAGCCATGCGGTTGTTCAATCACGATGCGGACAATCTTGGTTTACCCTTTGTCCACACAGATGACTTAAATTATATTTAG
- a CDS encoding sodium:solute symporter has product MNWTALSVFILFFALVTILGFVAARWRQGDLNHIEEWGLAGRRFGTLVTWFLVGGDLYTAYTFIAVPALMYGAGALGFYAVPYTIVVYPIFFMILPRFWSVAKKHGYITAADFVEGRFGSKSLALAVAVTGIVATMPYIALQLTGMQAVLAAMGLGGDWPLIVAFIILALYTYTSGLRAPAMIAVVKDLMIYITVIAAVIIIPVKLGGFGHIFSAAHAALLTHKPPGAFIATPKLAMPYATLAFGSALALFLYPHAMTGVFSANSRKVVKRNMALLPAYSFALGIIALLGFMALAAGVNVKNTSAAVPQLFLKEFPGWFAGFGFAAIAIGALVPAAIMSIAASNLFTRNIYRPFFKKDATPEHESKVAKFVSLVVKLGALVFILGFPQQYAIAMQQVGGILVMQTLPPLIFGLYTRWFHRRALLIGWAAGIAYGIYMWGTTGYKSTIYALHVFGHVYAAYAAIWAVLLNIIVTVVLSVVFNAVKVSQGEDRTHASDYHLEVEA; this is encoded by the coding sequence ATGAATTGGACCGCTTTATCTGTATTTATTCTTTTTTTCGCACTCGTCACAATCCTTGGATTCGTAGCTGCGAGGTGGCGTCAGGGCGACCTCAACCACATTGAAGAATGGGGTCTCGCGGGCCGGCGCTTTGGAACACTTGTCACGTGGTTTCTCGTCGGCGGTGACCTCTACACTGCCTACACGTTTATTGCCGTCCCAGCACTGATGTACGGTGCGGGTGCACTCGGCTTCTACGCTGTACCTTACACCATTGTCGTGTATCCGATTTTCTTCATGATTCTGCCCCGCTTCTGGTCCGTCGCAAAGAAACATGGCTATATTACAGCTGCTGACTTTGTCGAAGGTCGGTTCGGTTCCAAAAGCCTGGCGCTTGCAGTAGCCGTCACAGGTATCGTCGCAACGATGCCTTACATCGCACTGCAACTCACTGGTATGCAAGCCGTGCTTGCAGCCATGGGTCTCGGCGGTGACTGGCCACTCATCGTCGCATTCATTATTTTGGCTCTGTACACTTACACCAGCGGTCTCCGGGCTCCGGCCATGATTGCGGTTGTGAAAGACTTGATGATATATATCACCGTCATTGCCGCAGTCATTATCATTCCTGTGAAACTTGGTGGATTCGGTCATATCTTTAGCGCGGCACACGCTGCACTGCTGACGCACAAGCCCCCTGGGGCATTCATCGCCACGCCAAAACTCGCGATGCCTTACGCAACCTTAGCCTTTGGCTCAGCTCTTGCTCTATTCCTCTATCCGCACGCGATGACGGGCGTGTTTAGTGCAAACAGCCGCAAGGTTGTGAAACGCAACATGGCTTTGTTACCAGCGTATTCCTTTGCACTTGGTATTATCGCCTTGCTCGGATTTATGGCCCTCGCGGCAGGTGTGAATGTGAAAAACACCTCTGCTGCCGTCCCGCAACTGTTCCTCAAGGAATTCCCAGGTTGGTTTGCCGGCTTTGGTTTTGCAGCTATCGCCATCGGCGCGTTGGTGCCCGCCGCCATCATGTCCATTGCGGCATCAAACCTGTTTACACGTAACATCTACCGTCCGTTTTTCAAAAAGGATGCAACGCCCGAACATGAGTCTAAGGTCGCGAAATTCGTCTCTCTGGTCGTCAAACTCGGGGCTCTCGTCTTCATCCTTGGTTTCCCGCAGCAATACGCAATTGCCATGCAGCAAGTTGGTGGCATCCTGGTCATGCAGACTTTACCGCCACTTATTTTCGGACTCTACACCCGCTGGTTCCACCGTCGCGCTCTCCTTATCGGCTGGGCTGCAGGCATTGCCTACGGCATTTATATGTGGGGTACAACCGGCTACAAGTCCACCATCTACGCATTACACGTGTTTGGTCATGTGTATGCAGCCTATGCTGCAATCTGGGCAGTCCTGCTCAACATCATTGTCACCGTGGTCCTATCAGTTGTCTTTAACGCCGTTAAAGTCAGTCAAGGTGAGGACCGAACGCACGCGTCAGATTACCATCTTGAGGTGGAAGCTTAA
- a CDS encoding extracellular solute-binding protein: MKRTKKTLLSTTVAAIAVTGVLSGCGSGSNGSNGTPTVTVWSWRSQDAPLWTQVQKQLAAKGEKVNIQFRAINATSYDSVLQTAMDGGKGPDIFYGRAGEGTLQYAAANMIAPIDKVADLSTINKGALQSVQYNGKTYGVPFAIQTMEVFYNKDIFAKYHLQVPKTWTDFINICKTLKADGVTPLSTMGIQGWMQALNFDEVAATTLGDSFTQQLVNKQAKYTDAPFVQALQKYQSLAPYFEPNFQAVGSAGNEQETLFALGKSAMVMDGIFDVPTIQKYNPKLSIGAFLVPPDSTSGTAKIDWYVDGDIAMNSKISNAAEKKAAKDILAFTSTKAFGQDFSDIAGEISPIAGVQIPSKYPLSIQAYKWYQSVPISPLFGIRSPMDTPPPTPINQQSKSAANNDTGIFSAEQKVLLPLLTNKLTAQQAADQIQKTVSWYFQ, encoded by the coding sequence GTGAAACGAACAAAGAAGACACTGTTGTCGACCACTGTCGCAGCGATTGCAGTGACCGGAGTGCTTTCCGGTTGCGGATCCGGTTCAAATGGTTCAAATGGAACTCCGACGGTCACTGTATGGTCGTGGCGTTCACAGGATGCGCCATTATGGACTCAGGTACAAAAACAACTTGCTGCGAAGGGCGAAAAGGTGAATATTCAATTTCGCGCTATCAACGCCACAAGCTATGACTCCGTATTGCAAACGGCTATGGACGGCGGAAAAGGTCCTGATATATTCTACGGGCGGGCAGGGGAAGGCACTCTTCAATACGCTGCCGCCAATATGATTGCCCCCATCGACAAGGTTGCGGACCTATCGACCATTAATAAAGGCGCGCTACAGTCCGTGCAATATAACGGCAAAACCTACGGTGTGCCATTCGCCATACAAACTATGGAAGTTTTCTACAACAAGGATATTTTTGCAAAGTATCATTTACAAGTACCAAAGACATGGACTGATTTTATCAACATTTGTAAGACGCTCAAGGCTGATGGAGTTACCCCCCTGTCTACAATGGGCATTCAGGGCTGGATGCAAGCTCTGAATTTCGACGAGGTCGCTGCCACCACGCTGGGAGATAGTTTTACACAGCAGTTGGTGAACAAGCAGGCGAAGTACACGGATGCGCCGTTTGTGCAAGCACTTCAGAAATACCAGTCCCTGGCGCCTTACTTTGAGCCAAATTTCCAGGCAGTTGGGTCTGCCGGCAATGAACAGGAAACCCTCTTCGCCCTAGGCAAGTCAGCGATGGTCATGGATGGAATCTTCGACGTACCAACCATTCAAAAATACAATCCAAAGCTAAGTATTGGAGCATTTTTAGTCCCGCCCGACTCCACCAGTGGTACCGCGAAAATTGACTGGTATGTGGATGGAGACATTGCAATGAACAGCAAAATCTCGAATGCCGCTGAGAAAAAGGCTGCCAAGGACATCCTTGCATTCACGTCAACAAAGGCCTTTGGTCAAGATTTCTCCGACATTGCGGGTGAAATATCGCCAATTGCAGGTGTCCAAATTCCATCGAAGTATCCATTGTCGATCCAGGCTTATAAGTGGTACCAATCTGTCCCCATCAGTCCGTTATTTGGCATCCGCAGCCCAATGGATACACCGCCTCCGACGCCAATCAACCAGCAATCAAAATCTGCGGCAAACAATGATACTGGTATTTTCTCAGCCGAGCAGAAAGTCTTGCTGCCTCTACTGACGAACAAGTTAACGGCGCAGCAAGCTGCAGACCAGATTCAGAAGACGGTATCTTGGTACTTCCAATAG
- a CDS encoding MFS transporter, whose product MGNQPSLRRHQGMLWGMGLGGFLVNADNRAIAPMLPAIAGTLHVSTSAAALLVSAYSIPYGLFQLVYGPIADRIGKIRTILIALGLFSLGTVVCGLVHTFAWLVVLRFITGMFAAGIIPTTLAQIGDLFELADRPRAIAFFMSLTTSGQALGIVIGGLLAQYLSYRYLFILIGFAAIPTLIGLWKRQKTDSTRESASQNTSESERGPFWARYRTLFAKRTSWLIYTLILLEGFAFYAGFTFLGVFGVSVIHLSYLIIGLLTATYSAGAFVGSRTLGFVLGKVTTRFMPILGATLMTIAFALDWAWHSSIVLMLSFIVLGLGFSYCHSTLQTYATDLLPRARATAMSVFAFSLFTGSGLGPMAAGAVFSAFGWDALLGSVTAAMAIFAGFTTLLIRQPRQMPQTQSSSLQS is encoded by the coding sequence ATGGGGAATCAGCCGTCATTGCGACGCCATCAAGGAATGCTGTGGGGAATGGGACTCGGAGGATTTTTGGTCAATGCAGACAACCGCGCGATTGCGCCGATGCTGCCAGCCATAGCCGGTACACTGCATGTCAGTACATCGGCCGCTGCGTTACTTGTCAGTGCCTACTCTATTCCTTACGGACTGTTTCAACTGGTATACGGCCCCATCGCCGATAGGATTGGCAAGATTCGAACCATCTTGATTGCGCTTGGACTGTTCTCCCTCGGAACTGTGGTTTGCGGCCTTGTCCACACTTTCGCGTGGTTAGTGGTGCTTCGTTTTATCACAGGGATGTTTGCTGCTGGCATTATTCCGACCACACTCGCGCAGATTGGTGACCTCTTTGAACTTGCTGACAGGCCTCGAGCCATCGCTTTTTTTATGTCCCTGACGACGTCAGGGCAGGCTCTCGGAATCGTCATCGGTGGTTTGCTCGCCCAGTACCTCAGTTATCGATACTTGTTCATCTTGATAGGTTTTGCGGCCATACCCACGCTCATCGGGTTATGGAAACGGCAAAAGACTGACAGCACCAGGGAAAGCGCCAGTCAGAACACTTCGGAATCTGAACGTGGTCCATTCTGGGCTCGGTATCGAACACTTTTTGCCAAACGGACTTCGTGGCTGATTTATACGTTGATTTTGCTCGAAGGGTTTGCGTTTTATGCAGGCTTTACGTTTCTCGGGGTCTTCGGAGTCTCTGTTATACACTTGTCCTACTTGATTATTGGCTTGCTTACAGCCACATACAGTGCTGGTGCCTTTGTCGGGAGCCGGACACTCGGTTTTGTACTCGGAAAGGTAACCACACGCTTCATGCCGATTCTTGGAGCAACCCTGATGACAATCGCGTTCGCGCTTGACTGGGCTTGGCACAGCAGCATTGTGCTGATGCTGTCATTTATCGTTCTCGGGCTCGGTTTCAGTTACTGTCACTCAACACTTCAGACTTACGCCACCGATTTGCTGCCACGTGCAAGGGCGACGGCGATGTCCGTCTTTGCGTTTTCACTCTTTACAGGCAGCGGTCTTGGACCAATGGCGGCCGGTGCTGTATTTAGTGCTTTTGGCTGGGATGCGTTATTGGGTTCAGTCACGGCGGCAATGGCGATTTTCGCGGGCTTCACGACTTTGCTTATCCGCCAGCCACGTCAAATGCCTCAAACACAGTCGTCATCACTGCAGTCTTGA
- a CDS encoding sugar ABC transporter permease, which translates to MSKRRWPIIIGFLAPALILYLIFIIYPFLSSLRYSLYNWNGVGPLTNFIGVKNFTFVLFSHSFAPMFWRAVWHNLYFFVISMILTSIFGLGLAYLLIAVRERASRWFQVIYFIPMVVPPIVVAYIWSMYLEPTEGAIPQLLSALHLNALNVPFLGSTALALPTIAVITAWAGLGFPILIFIASMLNIPEEMVEAAKVDGAGRTRTFFSIIFPFIRPTFLTIMTLNFVGAFNAFDYIYIMEGTQAGPNYATDVIGTLFYRTAFGGFGTTAQGVGLATALAFLGFFIVMIASAILVFLQRRASMDL; encoded by the coding sequence GTGAGTAAACGTCGTTGGCCCATAATCATCGGATTCCTGGCACCTGCTTTGATTCTGTACCTTATCTTCATCATCTATCCGTTTCTGTCCAGCTTAAGATATAGCCTCTACAACTGGAATGGCGTTGGCCCACTGACTAATTTCATTGGCGTGAAAAATTTTACATTCGTGCTGTTTTCACATTCCTTTGCCCCTATGTTCTGGCGAGCCGTTTGGCACAACCTCTACTTTTTTGTAATCTCCATGATTCTGACTTCTATCTTCGGCCTCGGCCTTGCCTATCTTCTCATCGCCGTCAGGGAACGTGCCTCAAGATGGTTTCAAGTCATCTATTTTATACCCATGGTCGTTCCACCGATTGTCGTCGCTTACATTTGGAGTATGTACCTGGAGCCGACTGAAGGAGCCATTCCACAATTGCTGTCTGCGCTCCACCTCAATGCACTGAATGTCCCATTTCTCGGAAGTACAGCACTTGCGCTGCCTACCATCGCTGTCATCACTGCTTGGGCTGGACTGGGGTTCCCAATTTTGATCTTCATTGCTTCAATGCTAAACATCCCGGAGGAAATGGTGGAGGCAGCAAAAGTTGATGGAGCCGGAAGGACGCGCACTTTCTTTTCAATTATATTCCCATTCATAAGGCCGACATTCTTGACAATTATGACCCTCAATTTTGTTGGTGCGTTTAACGCCTTCGATTATATCTACATCATGGAAGGCACCCAAGCGGGTCCAAATTACGCAACCGACGTCATTGGTACATTGTTTTACCGTACTGCATTTGGCGGATTCGGAACCACCGCACAAGGTGTCGGTCTGGCGACTGCTCTTGCATTTTTGGGATTCTTTATCGTCATGATAGCTTCGGCCATCTTGGTATTTTTGCAGCGTAGAGCCTCGATGGATTTGTAG